One part of the Chryseobacterium mulctrae genome encodes these proteins:
- a CDS encoding T9SS type B sorting domain-containing protein, translating into MKKILLISLLIISQMIFAQSSSDCGGTVQVCGNTPISFTPTGPGDVLEDLGGCLTDDENYSVWYTFTIATSGTLTFTITPNVLSNDYDWGVYGPNVSCSSLGDPIRCNFSGTSGVTGLNFTNTNTTADGLGSPFCSFMNVVAGQTYYLVVDNYSSVANGFVLTWGGTATLVSPFNSAFQPNPFIPPGSPAANPTAPNEVIVCTEPPVFNFSSLSAGIINGNPNFVASYYKNSNDAISGNNPILGSIPVNTTDTYYYVITYADPSAPGGAISRCRLPGTFKFVQRAINVVDTTLTGCNNNNAGTALYDLTTANVINDPTVTKKYYPSLADLNNGTGEITNPYQYVSAAGSVFVLVTSPFGCTDVGEIKLNFYPEIIVTDATLRTCFIETNPSTGQFDLTAAPVNGQANMTRKYYPSMADAVNQTNEILTPTTHIAPTGYVYVRVSNANGCYNVAKINLIVISPVYSTILVDKIICAEDKTTIDAGSGFDGYEWSTGATTQVISNVGIGTYWVKLKTGDCTVKQTVKVYASEQPVISNIEISNSTITVHVIGGTPPYKYSINNINWQDSNVFTNLSRGDYTIFVKDNYNCKPIQVNIVVPNITNVITPNGDGVNDVIDYSALSGKQNLVLSIFDRYGSKIYQADKTNGYKWDGTANGGKKASTGNYWYSVTWNENNKQNTPIKFSGWVLLKNRE; encoded by the coding sequence ATGAAAAAAATTCTACTCATCAGTTTACTTATTATATCACAAATGATTTTTGCACAATCCAGTTCTGACTGCGGTGGTACTGTGCAGGTCTGTGGAAACACCCCCATCTCTTTTACACCAACTGGTCCAGGTGATGTTTTGGAGGACTTAGGAGGATGCCTTACTGATGACGAAAATTACTCTGTATGGTACACTTTTACCATTGCAACATCAGGAACTTTAACTTTTACCATCACACCTAATGTGTTATCCAATGATTACGATTGGGGTGTTTATGGGCCTAATGTAAGCTGTAGCAGCCTTGGAGATCCAATCAGATGTAATTTTTCGGGAACTTCAGGAGTTACTGGTTTAAACTTTACAAACACTAACACTACCGCAGATGGCTTAGGTTCTCCATTTTGTTCATTTATGAATGTAGTGGCCGGACAAACCTATTACTTGGTTGTAGACAATTATTCTAGTGTTGCTAATGGATTTGTATTAACCTGGGGTGGAACAGCAACCTTAGTATCGCCATTTAACTCTGCTTTTCAACCTAATCCTTTTATTCCGCCAGGAAGTCCCGCAGCAAACCCAACCGCTCCTAACGAAGTAATAGTTTGTACCGAGCCTCCTGTATTTAATTTCAGCTCATTATCTGCCGGAATTATAAATGGCAATCCTAATTTTGTGGCTTCATACTATAAAAATTCAAATGATGCCATCAGTGGAAACAACCCTATCTTGGGCTCTATTCCCGTAAATACTACAGACACTTACTACTATGTAATTACTTATGCTGACCCAAGTGCACCAGGTGGAGCCATCAGCAGATGTAGGTTACCCGGAACATTTAAATTTGTACAGCGTGCAATTAATGTTGTTGACACTACTTTAACAGGTTGCAACAATAATAATGCGGGAACAGCATTATATGACTTAACTACAGCAAACGTAATAAATGACCCTACAGTCACAAAGAAATACTATCCTTCACTAGCTGATCTGAACAATGGAACAGGTGAAATTACCAATCCCTATCAATATGTATCTGCAGCAGGATCTGTTTTCGTTTTGGTTACATCACCATTTGGATGTACAGATGTAGGAGAAATCAAGCTGAATTTTTATCCTGAAATCATCGTAACGGATGCTACTTTGAGAACTTGTTTCATCGAAACAAATCCATCAACAGGCCAATTCGATCTTACAGCGGCACCTGTTAATGGACAAGCGAACATGACAAGAAAGTATTATCCATCAATGGCCGATGCTGTAAACCAAACCAATGAAATATTAACTCCGACGACTCACATTGCTCCTACAGGATATGTATATGTGAGAGTTTCTAATGCTAATGGATGTTACAATGTAGCAAAAATAAATTTAATTGTTATCTCTCCTGTTTATTCAACAATTCTTGTAGATAAAATTATCTGTGCTGAAGACAAAACAACTATAGATGCAGGTTCAGGATTTGATGGATATGAATGGAGTACAGGTGCTACAACTCAAGTCATCTCAAATGTGGGAATAGGAACATATTGGGTAAAATTAAAAACTGGAGACTGTACTGTAAAGCAAACTGTAAAAGTATATGCCTCAGAGCAGCCTGTTATTTCAAATATTGAGATTTCAAACAGCACAATTACCGTACATGTTATCGGAGGAACACCTCCTTATAAGTACTCGATTAATAATATAAATTGGCAGGATTCTAATGTTTTCACCAATTTATCACGAGGAGATTATACTATTTTCGTCAAAGACAACTACAATTGTAAACCTATTCAGGTAAATATCGTTGTACCAAATATTACAAATGTAATTACTCCAAATGGAGATGGTGTAAATGATGTAATTGATTACTCTGCATTATCAGGAAAACAAAACTTAGTTCTCAGTATTTTTGACAGGTACGGATCAAAAATCTACCAAGCAGACAAAACTAATGGGTATAAGTGGGACGGTACAGCAAATGGAGGCAAGAAAGCATCAACAGGAAACTACTGGTATTCAGTGACATGGAATGAAAACAACAAGCAAAACACTCCAATTAAATTCTCCGGATGGGTATTATTAAAAAATAGAGAATAA
- a CDS encoding T9SS type B sorting domain-containing protein: MRKLLLFFILITSQLFYSQSDCISAIPVCGNSDISYNPSSSGLIQEATSGSCLGMENYSVWYVFTAATSGTIEFTINPDTIPGVTRYDYDFAVYGPNIDCTTWDFGDAIRCNYSGTSGPTGLSSTQTGSQWGPPLPVVAGEIYYLLIDNYIPTSNLGFSLTWGGTATLTSAFNDPALTPNPFITPGVPNATNPTLPNEILKCNLPTQFNFTTLTTGILNGNPNFIVTYHNVNNDAITGANPLTTTIVDGTTLYYYRIKYLDPANPNNPANGCFQTGKFKFRQGNIVPNNATIQACNNNGSGTGTFNLTTAAVFADPTATKKYYPTLADLNAGTNEITNPTAYVSAPKTIHVKVTSVEGCTANSTITLSFFPVVVVTPASLESCFIEGATTTASFDLTQANVTSQTGITKRFFTSQANALAGTNEIIPATNYITTSTDVYVRVTNNDGCYAITKIALKVLPPVKSSVLKDKTICPEDKTTLDAGPGFTGYEWSTGATTQSISSVGVGAYWVKLKTGKCFTLQQVHVYASQQPVIASIDITNNTITVNASGGTAPYKYSLDGINWQDSNIFTGLPRGESKIFLKDSFDCNPIQIQVTVPNLINAITPNGDNVNDEIDYSALAYKKNLLFVVYNRYGNKIYEADKIRNFKWNGTSGGKKIPTGTYWYTITWNENDKNNTQTKYDGWVLVKNRE; encoded by the coding sequence ATGAGAAAACTACTACTTTTTTTTATTTTAATAACATCTCAGCTATTTTATTCACAGTCAGACTGTATTAGTGCAATACCTGTTTGTGGTAACTCTGATATTTCATACAACCCAAGTAGCTCGGGACTTATTCAGGAGGCTACTTCGGGAAGCTGTTTAGGTATGGAAAACTATTCTGTATGGTACGTTTTTACAGCTGCAACATCAGGAACAATTGAATTTACAATAAACCCCGATACGATTCCTGGTGTTACTCGCTATGATTACGATTTTGCAGTTTATGGTCCTAATATAGACTGTACAACCTGGGATTTCGGAGATGCTATTCGTTGTAATTATTCAGGAACAAGTGGTCCTACAGGATTAAGTTCCACTCAAACAGGATCACAGTGGGGGCCTCCACTTCCAGTAGTTGCAGGAGAAATTTATTATCTTCTTATAGACAACTATATTCCCACAAGTAATTTAGGGTTTTCTCTTACATGGGGTGGTACAGCAACATTAACGTCTGCTTTTAACGACCCGGCATTAACGCCTAACCCATTCATTACACCTGGAGTTCCTAATGCAACAAACCCTACCCTTCCTAATGAAATTCTAAAGTGTAACTTACCTACACAGTTTAATTTCACAACTTTAACAACCGGTATATTGAATGGTAACCCAAATTTCATTGTGACATATCATAATGTTAATAATGATGCAATTACAGGAGCTAACCCATTAACTACAACCATTGTAGATGGCACGACACTTTATTATTATAGAATAAAATATTTAGATCCTGCTAACCCGAATAATCCAGCCAACGGATGTTTTCAAACAGGAAAGTTCAAATTCAGACAAGGAAATATTGTTCCGAATAATGCTACAATCCAAGCATGTAATAATAATGGTTCAGGAACAGGAACATTTAATCTTACAACAGCAGCCGTCTTTGCTGATCCAACTGCAACGAAAAAATACTATCCTACATTGGCAGATTTAAATGCAGGAACCAACGAAATTACAAATCCTACAGCATATGTATCTGCCCCTAAAACAATTCATGTAAAAGTAACATCAGTAGAAGGTTGCACAGCTAATTCTACAATTACCCTAAGCTTCTTCCCTGTTGTAGTGGTAACACCAGCATCTTTAGAATCATGTTTTATTGAAGGCGCAACCACAACTGCTTCTTTTGATCTTACACAAGCTAATGTAACATCTCAAACAGGCATTACTAAAAGATTTTTCACATCTCAAGCTAATGCTTTAGCCGGAACTAACGAAATTATCCCAGCTACGAACTATATCACTACAAGTACAGATGTGTATGTGAGAGTAACAAATAATGATGGGTGTTATGCTATTACAAAAATCGCATTAAAAGTTTTACCGCCAGTAAAATCATCTGTTCTTAAAGATAAAACTATTTGTCCGGAAGATAAAACTACCCTAGATGCTGGACCTGGATTCACTGGGTACGAATGGAGCACAGGTGCTACAACACAATCCATTTCAAGTGTTGGTGTTGGAGCTTATTGGGTAAAATTAAAAACAGGTAAATGTTTTACACTTCAGCAAGTACATGTTTACGCTTCACAACAACCCGTGATTGCAAGTATCGACATTACAAATAATACAATTACAGTAAATGCATCAGGAGGAACTGCACCATACAAATATTCATTGGATGGAATTAATTGGCAAGATTCTAATATATTTACAGGTTTACCAAGAGGTGAAAGTAAGATTTTCCTAAAAGATTCGTTTGATTGTAACCCTATACAGATACAAGTTACCGTTCCTAACCTTATCAATGCAATTACACCAAACGGGGACAACGTTAATGACGAAATAGATTATTCTGCATTAGCTTACAAAAAGAATTTATTATTCGTTGTTTACAACAGATATGGTAATAAAATCTATGAAGCTGACAAAATAAGAAACTTCAAATGGAATGGAACTTCAGGAGGTAAAAAAATCCCTACAGGAACCTACTGGTACACCATTACTTGGAATGAAAACGACAAAAACAATACACAAACCAAATATGACGGATGGGTATTGGTAAAAAACAGAGAATAA
- the dnaB gene encoding replicative DNA helicase: MAQKETLSSLTQGNFARELSIADGKMPPNAIDFERLVIGTFLIDKKGLDHSIDLLTPEVFYDPRHQVIFSVILKLYEGNHPVDIMTVIQEMRKTDKLSSAGGDHYIIELTMGVSSSAHIEYHVRVILEKYILRSLINVSANVIDNSYKESTDVFELLDKAEQSFFEITNGTIKKGFDTANTLVKEAIDIIKALKDKEGISGVPSGFRDVDKETGGWQNSDLIIIAARPAMGKTAFILSMARNIAVEYKIPMALFSLEMASVQLITRMIASETKISSEKLRKGTLDDEEWQRLFSNVSELENAPLYIDETPSLSIFDFRAKCRRLVMQHGVRLIMVDYLQLMTAGGGGKGGGNREQEISMISRSLKAIAKELNVPVIALSQLSRSVETRPGKRPQLSDLRESGAIEQDADIVSFIFRPEYYKITVWDNDEDGAETSTENQAELIIAKHRNGATADVRLSFLKHFAKFGNIEEATNGMGYSNTLGEPSGFEKIKTTIQPGAAFDLPDNSKLSGSSMNDLDDEEDFPF; encoded by the coding sequence ATGGCGCAGAAAGAAACACTCTCTTCTCTTACACAAGGGAACTTTGCAAGGGAACTATCGATTGCAGACGGAAAAATGCCTCCTAATGCAATAGATTTTGAAAGATTGGTAATTGGTACTTTTTTAATTGATAAAAAAGGGCTCGATCATTCTATCGACCTGCTTACTCCTGAAGTCTTTTATGATCCGAGACATCAGGTTATATTTTCTGTTATCTTAAAACTGTATGAAGGAAACCACCCTGTTGACATTATGACTGTTATTCAGGAAATGAGAAAAACAGACAAACTCAGTTCTGCAGGAGGAGACCATTATATAATCGAGCTTACGATGGGAGTAAGTTCATCTGCCCATATCGAATACCATGTACGTGTAATTCTTGAAAAATATATTTTAAGAAGTTTAATTAATGTTTCAGCAAACGTAATTGACAATTCTTATAAAGAATCTACCGATGTTTTCGAACTTTTAGATAAGGCTGAACAGTCTTTTTTTGAAATCACAAATGGAACCATCAAAAAAGGATTCGATACCGCCAATACTTTAGTAAAGGAAGCTATTGACATCATTAAAGCTTTAAAAGACAAAGAAGGAATTTCTGGTGTACCATCAGGATTTAGAGATGTTGATAAAGAAACCGGAGGTTGGCAAAATTCTGACCTTATCATTATCGCAGCACGTCCTGCGATGGGAAAAACAGCATTCATTCTTTCAATGGCGAGAAATATTGCCGTAGAGTACAAAATTCCGATGGCGCTATTCTCATTAGAGATGGCATCGGTGCAGCTCATCACAAGGATGATTGCTTCCGAAACAAAAATTTCATCAGAAAAGCTAAGAAAAGGAACGTTGGACGATGAAGAATGGCAAAGACTATTTTCCAATGTATCAGAATTAGAAAATGCTCCTTTATATATTGATGAGACTCCTTCCCTTTCCATATTTGACTTTAGAGCAAAATGCCGAAGACTGGTAATGCAACATGGAGTAAGATTAATCATGGTCGACTACCTTCAGCTGATGACTGCAGGAGGTGGCGGAAAAGGCGGCGGAAACCGTGAACAGGAAATTTCCATGATTTCACGTTCATTAAAAGCGATTGCAAAAGAATTAAATGTACCTGTAATAGCACTTTCTCAGCTCTCAAGAAGTGTGGAAACGCGTCCTGGAAAACGACCTCAGCTTTCTGATCTAAGGGAATCCGGAGCAATTGAGCAGGATGCAGATATCGTATCATTTATTTTCAGACCTGAATATTATAAAATCACTGTTTGGGATAATGATGAAGATGGAGCTGAAACTTCTACCGAAAACCAAGCCGAATTAATTATTGCAAAACACAGAAATGGTGCTACCGCGGATGTAAGATTATCTTTCCTGAAGCATTTTGCAAAATTTGGGAATATTGAAGAGGCAACCAATGGAATGGGCTATTCAAATACGCTTGGCGAACCAAGTGGTTTTGAAAAAATTAAAACAACGATACAGCCAGGAGCTGCGTTTGATTTACCAGACAATTCTAAACTTTCAGGATCTTCTATGAATGATCTTGATGATGAAGAAGATTTTCCGTTTTAA
- the rnhA gene encoding ribonuclease HI, whose protein sequence is MRIEIYTDGACSGNPGKGGYGILMRVPEKNYQKTFSKGFRKTTNNRMELLAVITALEKLKSTENDIHVFTDSKYVSDAINQNWISGWIKRGWKNVKNPDLWKRFVVLFNQHTPKMHWVKGHAGHFENELCDKLAVAAASSQNLEVDTYFEDLEKNSLF, encoded by the coding sequence ATGAGAATTGAAATATATACTGACGGAGCTTGTAGCGGAAACCCCGGGAAAGGAGGTTACGGAATTTTGATGCGTGTTCCCGAAAAAAATTATCAGAAAACATTTTCAAAAGGTTTCAGAAAAACCACCAACAACCGAATGGAGCTTCTGGCTGTAATCACTGCATTAGAAAAGCTAAAATCTACAGAAAATGACATTCACGTTTTTACCGACAGCAAATATGTATCTGATGCCATCAACCAAAACTGGATTTCAGGTTGGATTAAAAGAGGCTGGAAAAACGTAAAAAACCCGGATCTTTGGAAGAGATTTGTTGTACTTTTTAATCAGCATACTCCTAAAATGCATTGGGTAAAAGGTCATGCAGGGCATTTTGAAAACGAGCTTTGTGATAAACTGGCAGTTGCAGCCGCAAGCTCGCAAAATCTTGAAGTAGATACTTACTTTGAGGACTTGGAAAAAAATTCTCTATTTTGA
- a CDS encoding T9SS type B sorting domain-containing protein, producing the protein MNKKLLFYFTLFVLCISGNFSSQTYQLTGNPVITTGWDIVPGAIVNTDFIQLTADQISQVGGVKLNAPINLKYCDKWRVEFDFRIDGNGTTNYGKGDGLAFWYLSNPPTSYTSGGGLGIPANATGLMVGFDTFNNSTEAQMSKVHVLYGVNNTTGSNIEYNNTPGSTYHTPDLITTQPFVGTNYKHVEVTGEVSGANPANWIIKIKIDNVLVVDQTLAPSGAAIGMTQGYFGFSASTGAASSRHSIKNAKIYTDKVNILQSSVTQSFCPNPSTGFGTANLTSFNSQFVANPANYTFTYSVGGTPITTPINYQFNANTTVNVIIRDNSAILCDNPDGKIILTLSPFTATNRTLSACNNNGATTATFDLSAANVTAVPGVTKKYYRTLADLNAGINEITNPTAYVSAPGKVYVKVTTPQGCTGNAEITLVFYPLPVSTDAILESCFIEATPTAALFNLTTANVSTEAGITKKFYTTLANALAGTNEIVTPITYISQSTEVYVKITGTNSCYIIKKITLKVSPPVRSSVLKDKTICIDDRTTLYAGPGFDGYEWSTGATTSSISNVAVGDYWVRLKTGSCYTLQAVTVKLATNPVISSIDITNNTITVNVSGGVAPYKYSLDGINWQDSNVFTGLPRGENKIFVKDFYNCDPTHIQVTVPNLINAITPNGDNVNDFIDYSALAYKKNLIFTVYDRYGNMKYQADKLRNYTWDGTSGGKKLSTGTYWYSITWTENDKNNTETKYDGWVLVKNRE; encoded by the coding sequence ATGAATAAAAAATTACTGTTTTATTTTACCCTTTTTGTACTTTGTATTTCCGGAAATTTTTCCTCCCAAACTTATCAGCTCACAGGGAATCCTGTCATAACAACGGGTTGGGATATTGTACCTGGCGCAATCGTTAACACAGACTTTATTCAGCTTACAGCGGACCAAATAAGTCAAGTGGGTGGTGTTAAATTAAATGCCCCAATTAATCTTAAGTACTGCGACAAATGGAGAGTAGAATTCGATTTTAGGATTGACGGAAACGGAACAACCAATTATGGTAAAGGAGATGGATTAGCTTTTTGGTATTTATCAAATCCTCCTACTTCTTATACTTCGGGTGGTGGTTTAGGAATTCCTGCAAATGCAACAGGATTGATGGTTGGTTTTGATACTTTCAACAATAGCACAGAAGCACAAATGAGCAAAGTACATGTTTTATATGGTGTTAACAATACCACAGGCTCCAATATCGAATACAACAATACTCCAGGAAGCACTTACCACACTCCCGATCTTATTACTACACAACCTTTTGTAGGAACAAACTACAAACATGTTGAAGTGACTGGAGAGGTAAGTGGTGCTAATCCTGCAAATTGGATTATTAAGATAAAAATTGATAATGTTTTGGTGGTTGATCAAACACTTGCTCCATCAGGTGCTGCTATAGGAATGACTCAGGGTTATTTTGGGTTTTCTGCTTCGACAGGTGCTGCAAGCTCAAGACACTCTATTAAAAATGCTAAAATATATACTGACAAAGTAAATATTCTACAATCTTCAGTAACACAATCATTTTGCCCTAATCCCTCAACAGGTTTCGGAACGGCGAATTTAACATCATTTAATTCTCAGTTTGTTGCAAATCCGGCCAACTATACTTTCACTTATTCTGTTGGTGGTACTCCTATTACAACACCTATCAATTATCAGTTTAATGCCAATACAACGGTAAATGTTATCATCAGAGATAATAGTGCAATCCTTTGCGATAATCCTGACGGAAAAATCATCCTTACCCTTTCGCCGTTTACGGCAACCAACAGAACACTTTCTGCATGTAACAATAATGGTGCAACTACTGCAACATTTGATCTTTCTGCAGCGAATGTGACAGCAGTTCCCGGTGTTACTAAAAAGTATTACAGAACATTAGCTGATTTAAATGCAGGGATAAATGAAATCACAAATCCTACAGCTTACGTTTCGGCTCCAGGAAAGGTTTATGTAAAAGTAACTACGCCTCAAGGTTGTACCGGAAATGCAGAGATTACACTTGTATTCTATCCTTTGCCTGTGTCAACTGATGCTATATTAGAATCATGTTTTATTGAAGCAACTCCAACTGCAGCATTATTTAATCTGACCACAGCAAATGTTTCTACTGAAGCTGGTATTACTAAAAAGTTTTATACTACTTTGGCAAATGCATTAGCCGGAACCAACGAAATCGTCACTCCTATTACGTACATTTCTCAATCTACAGAGGTCTATGTAAAAATAACGGGTACAAACAGCTGTTATATTATTAAAAAAATAACTTTGAAAGTAAGTCCTCCGGTAAGATCTTCAGTTTTAAAAGATAAAACAATCTGTATTGATGACAGAACAACATTATATGCAGGTCCAGGATTTGATGGTTACGAATGGAGCACAGGAGCTACAACTTCATCTATCTCAAACGTAGCAGTGGGAGATTATTGGGTAAGATTAAAAACAGGAAGCTGCTACACATTACAAGCTGTAACTGTAAAACTAGCAACAAACCCAGTCATTTCAAGCATAGATATTACTAACAATACCATTACTGTGAATGTTTCCGGTGGTGTTGCTCCATACAAATATTCTTTAGACGGAATCAACTGGCAAGATTCTAATGTATTTACAGGACTTCCACGAGGTGAAAATAAAATTTTTGTGAAAGATTTTTATAATTGTGATCCTACACACATTCAGGTAACAGTTCCGAATCTTATCAATGCAATCACACCAAATGGCGATAATGTGAACGACTTCATTGATTATTCAGCTCTTGCTTATAAGAAGAATCTTATCTTCACAGTCTATGACAGATATGGAAACATGAAGTACCAAGCAGACAAACTAAGAAATTATACTTGGGACGGAACTTCCGGAGGTAAAAAATTGTCAACCGGTACTTACTGGTACTCTATAACCTGGACAGAAAACGACAAAAACAATACAGAGACAAAATATGACGGCTGGGTATTGGTAAAAAATAGGGAGTAA